TTCAATATGATATCCTGCATTTTATCAATCTACATAAAAATACTTCCCCATCAAAGTTAAGTGTAGAATTAGGAGTTGCCAGATCAAAACTATCAAAAGCTCTGAAACAATTGAAACTCCTTGAATACATACAACAAGTTCCCAGTGACCTTGATGGGCGTGAACTTATTACTTCTTTAACTCAAAGTGGAAATGAATTTTTAATAAATATCTATAATAATCACGAATCTATTTATAAACTTTCAAAAGAAATTTTTTCTGAAGAAGAACAAGAAGAATTTGCAAGATTAGCAAAAATGCTTTCAAATAAGCTAAGAAATGAAAGGATAAAAAATAATGAATAACATTCAAATAATTAATGCAAGAACTAATAATTTAAAAAATATTTCTTTAGAAATTCCCAAAAGAAAAATTATAGTTGTTACAGGCATTTCTGGTTCCGGAAAATCATCTCTTGTTTTTGATACAATCGCTTCCCAGTCACAAAGACTGCTAAGTGAAACTTTTTCCAGTTATATACAACAGCTATTACCCCATTATGAACAAGCTAAAGTAGATAGAATTTCAAATTTGCCAGTGTCTATAGTTATTAATCAAAAGAAAATAAATGGAAATGCTCGTTCTACTGTTGGAACCATTACTGATATATATGCCAGTCTGAGACTTTTATTCTCACGAATTGCTAAACCATTTATTGGTTATTCAATGAATTACTCTTTTAACTCTCCTGAAGGAATGTGTCCAAAATGCAAAGGTCTTGGAGTAATAAAAGAAATTAATCCAAAAAGTTTGATAGATTTTGAAAAATCCTTGAATTCAGGTGCTATCCAATTTCCAACTTTTCAGTTGGGGGGATGGAGGCTAACAAGATATACAGAATCAGGAAATTTTGATAATGATAAAAAAATCAATCAATATACCTCTGACGAATTATCTATGCTTTTATATAACACTGGAAGTTTTCCTAAAAAACCAACAAAAAAATGGCATAAAACAGCTCAGTATATGGGATTGATTCCTCGAATAACCAAAGCCTTTATTGAGACTGATAACACCAAATATAAAAATGATTTAAAAAGAATTTTAGAAGTTAAAGATTGTACTGAATGTTCAGGTACAAGAGTAAATAAAAAAGTACGTAGTGCTAAAATTTTAAATAATTCCATTTCTGATTGTGTCAATTTAACCATTGATGAGTTGAAAATATTTTTAGATAGAATAAAAGAACCAGAAGTTGAAGTTATATTAATAGATCTAAAAACAAAACTTGAGAGCTTGCAGAATCTTGGGCTAAACTATCTCACCCTGAACCGGTCAACAACAACTTTATCTGGAGGAGAATCACAAAGAATTAAAATATCAAAACACCTAAATAGCTCATTATCTGATATACTTTATATTTTTGACGAACTTAGTACAGGTCTCCATCCAGAAGACCTCATAGGAATTATAAAAATATTATATAAATTAAAACAAAAAGGAAACACTATTATACTAGTAGATCATGATCCAGATATCATAAAAATTGCAGATCATATTATTAATTTAGGTGAAGAGGCTGGAATAAATGGTGGCTATATCACTTATCAAGGAACATATGAAGGACTACTAGCTTCTAATACACTTACCAGTAAAGCTTTGAATACTTCACATTATTTAAATACCAAAAAACAAAATTTCCAAGAGTTTTATGAACTACAAAATGTTAGTTTAAATAATATTAAAAATATTTCTGTAAAAATTCCTAAAAATGCTCTTACCCTTGTAACTGGTGTAGCAGGATCTGGAAAAAGCTCTCTTATACGACATTTATTTAAAAATAAATTTTCTGATGCAATGATATTAGATCAAAACCCTATCCACAGCTCTTCACGCTCAAATATACTCAGTTATTTAGGTGTTTTCGATACTATAAAAATTTTATTTAGTAAAATATCCTCACAAAATATATCTCATTTTTCCTATAATGGAAAAGGAGCATGCCCTATCTGTAAGGGAAAAGGATATGTAAAATTAGATCTAGCTTTTTTAGGAGATACACAACAACTTTGTGAAAGTTGTTGTGGGAAACGCTTTAATAATGAAACATTATCCTATTATTATAAAGACAAAAATATTGATGA
This genomic stretch from Fusobacterium sp. harbors:
- a CDS encoding MarR family winged helix-turn-helix transcriptional regulator yields the protein MKNALIELQCEMVAERTYVNPNNLSWLQYDILHFINLHKNTSPSKLSVELGVARSKLSKALKQLKLLEYIQQVPSDLDGRELITSLTQSGNEFLINIYNNHESIYKLSKEIFSEEEQEEFARLAKMLSNKLRNERIKNNE
- a CDS encoding excinuclease ABC subunit UvrA — its product is MNNIQIINARTNNLKNISLEIPKRKIIVVTGISGSGKSSLVFDTIASQSQRLLSETFSSYIQQLLPHYEQAKVDRISNLPVSIVINQKKINGNARSTVGTITDIYASLRLLFSRIAKPFIGYSMNYSFNSPEGMCPKCKGLGVIKEINPKSLIDFEKSLNSGAIQFPTFQLGGWRLTRYTESGNFDNDKKINQYTSDELSMLLYNTGSFPKKPTKKWHKTAQYMGLIPRITKAFIETDNTKYKNDLKRILEVKDCTECSGTRVNKKVRSAKILNNSISDCVNLTIDELKIFLDRIKEPEVEVILIDLKTKLESLQNLGLNYLTLNRSTTTLSGGESQRIKISKHLNSSLSDILYIFDELSTGLHPEDLIGIIKILYKLKQKGNTIILVDHDPDIIKIADHIINLGEEAGINGGYITYQGTYEGLLASNTLTSKALNTSHYLNTKKQNFQEFYELQNVSLNNIKNISVKIPKNALTLVTGVAGSGKSSLIRHLFKNKFSDAMILDQNPIHSSSRSNILSYLGVFDTIKILFSKISSQNISHFSYNGKGACPICKGKGYVKLDLAFLGDTQQLCESCCGKRFNNETLSYYYKDKNIDDVLNLTVKEAESFFDDTKSEKLNHMLNCLTMANLNYLKLGQSLDTFSGGELQRLKIAKTLFEKNSKLLILDEPSTGLHESDIQNLLELFFDLVKNGNTLIVLEHNLSIISQAEWIIDLGLYGGVLGGKIIFQGYPEDMIDNPTSLTAKHLKNFLKIN